One Candidatus Nitrososphaera evergladensis SR1 genomic window, AGGAAGATGGAAGGAGCTGCTGCCATAAATACGATGATAGAGGCGATTGTAGTCCTTGCAGCGATCTCTAGCATCTTTTTTTGGAATTGCTTTTTCATGATGAAGAAGAGAGCGGACTGTTGTCGTACATGTACAAACTCTTCGTCGATGCAGCAGCAGGATAAGTTGATGACAAGGAGCATGAGGAAGATGGCGCCATTAAGAAGAATTCGACCATCGATGTCTTGTAAGTAGTAGTAGGGTGTGCGTTGCACGATACCTCAGAAGATATGCTAGAGCACCCGGCTGCGCATCTCGGTGAGGATAACATCACCAATTGTTTGAAAGGAGGCCGCGGACTGCTAGATTTTTTTGCTACTATTATTATTTCCATACTTGCTTTCATTTTATGAACGCCTAAATTGCATTGCTTTAAAGTATTGTGCAGAATGGAAATAGTTGCAAGTCATATAGCAAAGAGTCGACATTGTTATCCAGTTGATTTGACCAAAACTTTGTACGGTTAAATTCGGATATTCAGTATCTGACACCTCCTCCAAGACTTTACAACAGTCATTGCCGCTTGCCTAAATCCTCAGCTTCCAATTTAAGGTCGTTTGAGGCAAATTACCGCGATTACTACACTGGCATTTTTCTTTCTGTCTGGAGTTACACTCGAAGTCGGCATTTTATACAGCCCGCTACTAAGCTTTACAGTTTACGACGGCTTGTCCGGTCTTCGTGCTCGACAAGGTTTGTATTCGGTTCGCTAACGGCCGGCTGGGAGGGTAAATGTGCGAACGTGTGTATGCATGTGTGTATGCATGTATGTGTGTGTATTGAATAAATGCGTACTCAAAACATTCGCATTTTCATTAATAAAGCCGCAACTCCCTGCAATTTTTGTATTGCGGGCTGAGGCGCTTGTCGCCGTCAACATATGCCAGTTTGACCGCGCAAGGTTCATCAAGTGTAAAACGTTCAAAGTGGTCCCAAGGGTGCTTTTCCACAGAGATCAGTGATTGTACGTTCAATACTAGTCTCTTTCAAGAGTATAGCTATATCTGCCGCCTCTTTTGTACGGTGCAGAAAGTATCATTATTTTCTAAAGTAGCTAAAGAAAATATACAGTATGGCAATAATTTCAAACCTGCCGACAATCATATTTGCGGCAAGAATTAGTTTTGAAAATGGGTCCAGGTCGACCGACGTTATTCCTGCGGTCAATCCTGCCGTAGATATTGCAGACACCGATTCAAACAACGCGTCCTCAAGGCTAGATCCAGTAACAACACTGATAATGTATCCGGTAGCCACCGAGATGGAGATATAGAGGGAGATGACGAGTAGGATTTCCCGCACTATTTTCTTGCTTGTTGTGACCTTCACCCTCTTCACAAAGTGCGTTGCTTTTTGACGATCGATCTTCTCTTCTTCCGCATCTATTTGCTTCTTTTGATTATGTTCTTGCAGTCCCTCAAAAAACTCTGAACTCCTGTACGGATTGGCTGTGGACGAAATAGAAGTTGAAGTAGAAGTAGAGCCTGTTGCTATTGGAGGAGATGGTGATGATGCTGTTGTTGTTGTCTTCTCCTTTGCCTTCTTTGCGAGTTCTTGATAGAGTATGACAAACCTGCCGATCTTTATTCCTCCAGCTGTGGAAAATGCCGTTCCTCCAACAAGCATGAGCAGGATCAAAGACATTTTTGCAACGGGGGAAAGTGATTGGATGTTGAGGTACTGAAAGCCGGTAGTAGTCGCGCTGCTGAGTACATGAAATGCAGCACTATAGATGTCGACGACAACATCGCCACTGCTGCTCCTTCTATTGCTACTATCACTTCCTTCTGCTGTTGCTGTCGCCACCCCTGCTGGGTCGATGGTGTTGTCAAGGCCTCCGGCCAATACATAGAATATGGGAATTGATGCTGCCATTACGAGGAAAAAGACTGCTACTTCCAGACTTATCGTCCTTCTCTCCCGCAGTCCTGACTTGGCGGCAAAGATATAGTAATGAAACGCAAAAGGTAGAGCCGAGAGGATCATTCCCACCGCCACAAAAGTCATCCTTTCCGGGTGTAACGGGCTTATCAAGTCCGTATCAGGGAGAAACCCGCCGCCTGTAATTGAGCTAAATACAAGTGCGGTGGCGTTCAGGACATCTGTTTGGCCAACAAATACCATTGCAAGGACAAGGATTATGGTGTAGGCAGTAAAGATCACGACGATGGTGATCAAGAGCTCCTTTACCCTTAGCATGCCGCCTCCAAGGACACTCTTCATGGCATTCAATTTTCTTTCGGGAAAGAATATGATCATTACCAGGTACATGAAGCTCAGGCCTCCGACCCACTGAGTATACGAATGGTAAAAGTCAAGGCTCTTTGGTAGGTCTTGGGGATTGCTAATGATGGAAAGGCCGGTGGTGGTAAAGCCGGACGCACTTTCAAAGAAGCTGTTCACGAACAGCGAAGAAAGAGACATCTCGTCACTCGGCCTAAATGGATCAAGGTAGATGTATGGTATCGAGCCGAACAAGCTCAGCAAAAGAAAACCGCTTACAATGAATATCGATGCCTGTTTTAGGTTCATCGGACCCTTCTCGCCGATGTGCGTCAAAAAGAACCCTGCAAACGAAAGTCCGATGACTGCAAAGAGGATGCCTGTCGCACTCGTACTCTCGCCCAGGGCGGCTCCTATAAACGCTGGAACTACAAGCAGCACCCCTGAAAATTGTAGGAGAATTCCTAGGTTGCCAAGAATGGGCTTGTATTTTTCTGTAAACATACCGCTCCTGTAATGGCTAAAAGTCTTCTCAAGGACCGATGTCCTTACAGCATTTGCCAGGGCTACCTGGGTAACTATGCCAAGTACCTCTGAACCATCGGCAACAACGGGGAGCCGCTTCACCTGGTTTATGCGCATAAGCTGCAAGGCCTGCCTTATTGTGCCTCTTGGAGAGATGGTGACAAGCGGCTTTGACATTATGGCCTTGAGAAAGACTTGGTCGGAATCCTCGCCTTTCATCACCACCTGGTCGAGGATGTCGCTGTCAGTGACAATGCCTGCGGGCCGGCCATTTTTAGATACAATAATTGTTTCTGCATTCTGGGAGTTCATCTGCCGGACGGCGCTTGCAACATTTGTATTTTCATCAAGAACTACATACAGCCGGTTCATGTACGAAGTGATCGGTCTTTCTAGTACATCATTCTGCATAGAACCTAACTAACTTGGATTAGTTGACACTTTGCGTGACTAATAACCATTATCATATGAAAGATACAGGAAACGGAGAAAACCCACACCGTTTTACGGGTGGATGGGTGAATTCTTGTTTCATTTTGATTCTGGGACGGAACCACGTACGGCCCAAACTTGGCCATGCAGCGTAAATGGAGTTGTTTCATCTTGGAGCCCCAACCGTTCCCTCAAATCTTCGCGCAGCGTCATCAGAGATCTGTCTTTCCCAATCCGCCTTACATACGCGCCAGCAGGACCTTGGCCAAGAAGAAAGGGGTCCCAATAGTCCGGAAAAGATTTGAAATTCATCTTAACTTCCAGTGGATGTTCAGAGATATCGTAAAGTCCAGCAGACCTCCATAGTGCAGAGAGCTCACCCTCATGGCATAGCGGCATCTTCCTTTCGTCGAACCTTTCAGCATCCGTATCCAATGCCACTGCTGCGTCCCAAAATATTCGTAGCATTTCCATGCGGCCGCCATAATCCCATACCGCTGCTACAACCCGACCTCTCGGCCTTGTGACTCTTGTCATTTGATAGACCGCCCTCCGAGCGTCTGGGATAAAGTTTAGCACAAGCAAAGACAAGCTACTATCAAACATTGCGTCTGGAAAAGGAAGATTCTGTGCGTCGCCGACTTTGAGTTGGATCCTCCTACTGCTAGAACGAATCTGGGATTTGGCATAACCAATGTAGTCGCTTGAGGCATCGATGCCAAGTACATTGCAGTGAGGCCTAAGCCTTGCAATAGTGAAAGCCAAAGAGCCAATACCACAGCCAACGTCAAGGATTTGGCCACTTTCAGGGAGCTTTGCAAATTCTATCAAGAGTGGCGCGACTAGGCGGCTCCATCGACCCATAAATCGATCATATGCATGGGCGTTGGTGAACATATTTTTCAGTTCTTATTTTTGCCAACCAAAGTATTCAAGGCTTTCAATAAAAAGATACATCGTAGGCACTCGCATTGGTGAGAGCGAGGTTGCTGTCTGAAGTCTGTTGCTTCCGTTACCGTGTTTACTTCTGTGCCATATAGCCTGCGTTTTGCGTTCAAATGAACGCTCCGCAGGGGTGATGTATTTATTATTATTACTATTACTATGGACAATGCTGTCAATAAAAGCCCGTTCTTGCCTTTGGAAGACGTTTCTTGTACTTTCTACACCTTCTGCAACAAGCATAGGGACGTTTATTTTCAAATCATCGGCATTGGCAATTTCATTTGTCTTGGTGAAATTGCCAAGATTGAGATAGGACAGTCATAGATCGACAACGATTGAATGTTGTTGTAGATTCAGTCAGTCAGACAGACAGACAGACATCAGCTCCGGTTTTTTTACCTCGATGTTCTATATGATGTTTCATCGGAAGTAAAATTATTTGATACTCGTGCCGCATTGAGATATGCGCCCAAGTCCAACAACGCGGCGCGAGTATGATGACCGCACATACTGTCTTGATATTTTCCATTCCGTTTGTTATTATCAGCATTGCAAGGGCGCTCCTGCCTATTCTTCTGTCTGTTTATTGTACAAGAATCACTAAATCATCCACACTCCCGCTGTCACTGGTCTCTCCTCCCGTCAGACGGTAAAGAAAGAGGTTATGGCACTTCTTCTCAAGAAAATTGGTGTACGATGAGCGAGGGGGCGCGGATGATGATGTTGTTGTTGTGTGCATGTGCTGATTGCTAGAGAGAGCGATAGTAAATAACTGCCGAGTAGCAAATCTTGGAAGGTCCTCCTGTTCAGTTATAATAATACTTAATCTCCCAAATTACATATACCGAGAGAGGGAGAGGGAGAGAGAAAAACTGGGCTGCATAACTACTTGGCCAGGTAGTCACTTAGGCTGCGAACGCTATGCAAGTAGTAATTCATTATAATCTAGTTGCGAAGAAAAGGCTGTATTATGTACACAGAGGATAAAGTAAAGGCAGCTGCAAAGTGCAGCACCATACCGCAAAATAGATTAGACTTGGATTCTGATGCCGATGCATTTAGGAAAAAGAACTTTTAAGTCATGAATGATCCGGTGAGAAAAAGAGAGACAGAAGAATATGGTGGTGCTGCTCACAGGATGACAGAAGATGGCGCCTCTGGTCAAGACCGCAAAGACTATGCTCTCCCCTCTTCTTCAAAAAGAAAAAAGACTTTTTTCTTGGTAGTGTTGGTTGCTGCTACTGCTATAATTTTAGGAATCGTGTCGTACAAGTATTATCAATATACTATCGACAGGATCGCTGAATTGGCAAAGGATGAGATACAGTACAATACTCAAGTCCAATCGGCGGCTATTTCACGCATGCTTGGAAAGGATATCCAAAAGGTAGAAGGGAACTTGCAGACCCTAACTCTTTCCCCAGTGGTATTTGGAAATGAAGTTGCTCGATTTCCGGCCATCTTTGGCTCAAGGCAGGACTTGACAGAAGACCTGACTGACTTTTACATCTTGGCAGACAGAAATGGCAAGATAGAATGGATAAGTTTTGGCGACAACAGCAGTGGCGTCAGTTTGGCCAAAAATGCGGCCTCGACAACTTTATCCAACAACAATAATGCCACGGCTTTGAAAATAATCGGTTCCGACGTCTCTATGGAAGAATGGTACGCGGAAACAAAGAAGACTCTAAGGCCTTACCAAAGTCCCCCTATAATAACTCCCTTTGATAACGTCAGGAGACTCTACATTTCCTATCCGCTAGTCGATGACAATGGCGTGTTTCAGGGTGTAGTAGCAGCTGGAATACCACTTGACAAAGTTGACAGAGTACTGCAGTCGGATCTTTTTCCAAGGTATCAGAGTAGAGTAGCGATGATTGACAGAAATGGCATAGTGCTATCCTCTGATGACCCCGAGAGGATTGGGACATCGGTATTTAGCGACACATTTAAGGAAAGGGTGTCCCCGACCCTTGCCAAAGGCGAACCCCAACTACTAGATGACTTTTTTAGAAAATCCGTCAGTGGACAGCCTGCAACAGTGCAGCTTACATTCTCCGGCGTTAAAGCGGTCTTTACCGGCTATCCTATATTCGCAGACAACAGCAGTCAGAATCACTTTGGGACTATAACTGTAAGAACGTACTACGCGTTGGCTACAAATGTCGAAGGAATACTAGGGGAGCAGAGAATATTTGGGCTAGCGGCGCCTGCAATCATTGGTGGCGTGGCTAGCGCCGTGATTGTACTGCTTCTTTCATGGAATAAGAACTTGGAAAAAGCAGTAGATAAAAAAACAATCGAGTTAAAAGAGTCAAACGAGCTTTTGCAAAAGAAAACCAGACAGCTGGAGGCTGCAAACGAGCAGCTTCGCTTGCATGACAAGATGCAGACAGAATTCATCAACATTGCCGCTCATGAGCTTAGAACTCCTATACAGCCGATGATGGGAGTTGTTGATTTGCTAAAAGAAAGATTGATGTTGAGAAACAGCAACAGCAACA contains:
- a CDS encoding potassium transporter TrkG, translated to MQNDVLERPITSYMNRLYVVLDENTNVASAVRQMNSQNAETIIVSKNGRPAGIVTDSDILDQVVMKGEDSDQVFLKAIMSKPLVTISPRGTIRQALQLMRINQVKRLPVVADGSEVLGIVTQVALANAVRTSVLEKTFSHYRSGMFTEKYKPILGNLGILLQFSGVLLVVPAFIGAALGESTSATGILFAVIGLSFAGFFLTHIGEKGPMNLKQASIFIVSGFLLLSLFGSIPYIYLDPFRPSDEMSLSSLFVNSFFESASGFTTTGLSIISNPQDLPKSLDFYHSYTQWVGGLSFMYLVMIIFFPERKLNAMKSVLGGGMLRVKELLITIVVIFTAYTIILVLAMVFVGQTDVLNATALVFSSITGGGFLPDTDLISPLHPERMTFVAVGMILSALPFAFHYYIFAAKSGLRERRTISLEVAVFFLVMAASIPIFYVLAGGLDNTIDPAGVATATAEGSDSSNRRSSSGDVVVDIYSAAFHVLSSATTTGFQYLNIQSLSPVAKMSLILLMLVGGTAFSTAGGIKIGRFVILYQELAKKAKEKTTTTASSPSPPIATGSTSTSTSISSTANPYRSSEFFEGLQEHNQKKQIDAEEEKIDRQKATHFVKRVKVTTSKKIVREILLVISLYISISVATGYIISVVTGSSLEDALFESVSAISTAGLTAGITSVDLDPFSKLILAANMIVGRFEIIAILYIFFSYFRK
- a CDS encoding class I SAM-dependent methyltransferase — encoded protein: MFTNAHAYDRFMGRWSRLVAPLLIEFAKLPESGQILDVGCGIGSLAFTIARLRPHCNVLGIDASSDYIGYAKSQIRSSSRRIQLKVGDAQNLPFPDAMFDSSLSLLVLNFIPDARRAVYQMTRVTRPRGRVVAAVWDYGGRMEMLRIFWDAAVALDTDAERFDERKMPLCHEGELSALWRSAGLYDISEHPLEVKMNFKSFPDYWDPFLLGQGPAGAYVRRIGKDRSLMTLREDLRERLGLQDETTPFTLHGQVWAVRGSVPESK
- a CDS encoding sensor histidine kinase translates to MNDPVRKRETEEYGGAAHRMTEDGASGQDRKDYALPSSSKRKKTFFLVVLVAATAIILGIVSYKYYQYTIDRIAELAKDEIQYNTQVQSAAISRMLGKDIQKVEGNLQTLTLSPVVFGNEVARFPAIFGSRQDLTEDLTDFYILADRNGKIEWISFGDNSSGVSLAKNAASTTLSNNNNATALKIIGSDVSMEEWYAETKKTLRPYQSPPIITPFDNVRRLYISYPLVDDNGVFQGVVAAGIPLDKVDRVLQSDLFPRYQSRVAMIDRNGIVLSSDDPERIGTSVFSDTFKERVSPTLAKGEPQLLDDFFRKSVSGQPATVQLTFSGVKAVFTGYPIFADNSSQNHFGTITVRTYYALATNVEGILGEQRIFGLAAPAIIGGVASAVIVLLLSWNKNLEKAVDKKTIELKESNELLQKKTRQLEAANEQLRLHDKMQTEFINIAAHELRTPIQPMMGVVDLLKERLMLRNSNSNSNSNSNSSNNDHPESVAISSKHLAILERNAKRLQKLSTEILDATRIEAGTLKLDREIMDINQKVRNVIADTKSWIPKDANIDIQFKPAVKEDAEGNPAPLLVNIDRLRMFEVISNLIRNAIKFSDNNNDSSSGADGTPKIVTITTEKKGNEVVVSVKDQGAGISADIFPRLFTRFSADRERGGTGLGLFIAKNIVEAHGGRIWAENNNKDGERGATFAFTLPLA